The Argentina anserina chromosome 3, drPotAnse1.1, whole genome shotgun sequence genome includes a region encoding these proteins:
- the LOC126789518 gene encoding UDP-N-acetylglucosamine diphosphorylase 1 produces MRETVNDVSPTPPPPPPPQALLERLKDYGQEDAFALWDELSPDDRQLLVKDIESLDLSRIDRIIRCSLRSHGLPTAAIEPVPESSVSSVEERSLEDRERWWKMGLKAIHDGKLAVLLLSGGQGTRLGSSDPKGCFNIGLPSGKSLFQLQAERILCVQRLAAQSTNDGSTTPVQIHWYIMTSPFTDEATRRFFESHKYFGLEADQVTFFQQGTIPCVSGDGRYIMETPYRVAKAPDGNGGVYSALKSSRLLEDMATRGVKYVDCYGVDNALVRVSDPTFLGYFIDKGVASAAKVVRKAYPQEKVGVFVRRGKGGPLTVVEYSEMDTSLSSAINQQTGRLRFCWSNVCLHMFTLDFLNQVANGLEKDSIYHLAEKKIPSIHGQTVGLKLEQFIFDAFPYAPSTALYEVLREEEFAPVKNANGSNFDTPDSARLLVLRLHTRWVVAAGGFLTHSVPLYATGVEVSPLCSYAGENLEAICRGRTFHAPCEITF; encoded by the exons atgagggaGACAGTGAACGACGTGTCGCCGACGCCACCTCCGCCTCCTCCGCCACAAGCCTTGCTGGAACGCCTCAAGGATTACGGCCAGGAGGACGCCTTTGCCCTCTGGGACGAGCTCTCCCCCGACGACCGTCAGCTCCTCGTCAAGGACATCGAG AGCTTGGATCTTTCGAGAATCGATCGGATCATACGGTGCTCGCTTCGATCTCACG GGCTGCCGACGGCGGCGATTGAGCCGGTGCCGGAGAGCAGCGTGTCGAGTGTGGAGGAGAGGAGTCTTGAGGACCGAGAGAGGTGGTGGAAGATGGGGTTGAAAGCAATCCACGACGGAAAGCTGGCCGTGTTGCTCTTATCTGGTGGACAG GGAACCCGACTCGGAAGTTCAGACCCAAAGGGATGTTTCA ATATCGGGCTACCATCTGGAAAGTCACTTTTTCAACTTCAAGCTGAGCGGATTTTGTGCGTTCAGAGACTAGCTGCTCAGTCTACAAATGATG GTTCTACCACACCAGTGCAAATACATTGGTATATTATGACCAGTCCATTTACTGATGAAGCCACAAGAAGATTTTTTGAAAGTCATAAATACTTTGGTCTTGAAGCTGATCAG GTCACCTTTTTTCAGCAAGGTACCATACCTTGTGTTTCAGGGGATGGTAGATATATCATGGAAACTCCATACAGG GTAGCTAAGGCTCCAGATGGGAATGGAGGAGTATACTCAG CTTTGAAGTCTTCGAGATTATTAGAAGATATGGCTACAAGAGGAGTTAAATATGTGGATTGCTACGGAGTTGACAACGCACTG GTTCGTGTATCTGATCCAACTTTCTTAGGCTATTTCATTGATAAAGGTGTTGCATCGGCTGCAAAAGTTGTTCGTAAG GCTTATCCCCAAGAAAAGGTTGGTGTGTTTGTACGGCGAGGAAAAGGTGGACCTCTTACTGTGGTGGAATACAGTGAGATGGACACGTCTCTGTCTTCTGCAATCAATCAACAAACAGGACGTCTTCGCTTCTGTTGGAGTAAT GTGTGTTTGCACATGTTTACCCTGGATTTTCTAAACCAAGTGGCAAATGGCCTTGAGAAAGATAGCAT TTACCATCTTGCCGAGAAGAAGATTCCTTCTATACACGGACAGACAGTGGGATTAAAACTAGAGCAGTTTATATTTGATGCATTTCCATATGCACCATCAACTGCACTTTATGAG GTATTGCGTGAAGAAGAGTTTGCACCTGTAAAAAATGCAAATGGGTCAAATTTCGACACTCCAGACAGTGCTAGGCTTCTTGTTCTTCGACTTCACACTCGTTGGGTTGTTGCTGCTGGTGGATTCTTAACACATTCAGTGCCCTTATACGCAACTG GTGTGGAGGTGTCACCTCTTTGTTCTTATGCTGGAGAAAACCTAGAAGCTATTTGCCGTGGAAGAACGTTCCATGCCCCTTGTGAAATTACATTCTAA
- the LOC126789532 gene encoding uncharacterized protein LOC126789532, producing MDEERQAQSCYYNAKKKKFTHFECWEVVKDHPSFVAVLPTTPSPYASSYHGTPSATESSPTINLDDDQLNETPQSNTAAPSSPPRPMGTKAAKEARRQKKQGKTPIEQRVEVLHTIASDQASWHTKRLAHNESELNYYAEYIDIQKRKEARAEEELRLKKQENDTRIMTMDLEAMTPISKRYFTKRKLAILNEGEASQDQPTDETYSDCYHPNRVLFP from the exons atggacgaa gaacgacaagctcaatcatgttactataatgccaagaagaaaaagtttacacactttgaatgttgggaagtggttaaagatcatccatctttcgttgcggtgctacctactactccatctccatatgcaagtagttaccacggtactccttccgcaactgaatcatctccaaccatcaatttggatgacgaccaattgaatgagacacctcaaagcaacacggcagctccatcgagtccacctagaccaatgggaaccaaggcggcaaaggaagctaggcgccaaaagaaacagggtaagactcctattgagcaacgggtggaggttttgcataccattgcaagtgaccaagcatcatggcataccaagaggctagcccataatgaaagtgagcttaattattatgcggagtacatagacattcaaaagcgaaaagaagcaagggcggaagaagagttacgattgaagaaacaagagaatgacacaaggatcatgacaatggatttggaggctatgaccccaatctcgaaaaggtattttaccaagaggaaactagcaatccttaatgaaggagaagctagtcaagatcaacctaccgatgaaacatattcggattgttatcacccaaatcgcgtgctttttccatag
- the LOC126789533 gene encoding uncharacterized protein LOC126789533, with protein sequence MSLIIRLRNHLPNGPCRRPFISPLGTLNPGSLSGLYRHFGQPAMKEDEEQVEIDQRRLPADYDPATFDPTEHRSPPTERVFRLVDEISSLTLAEVAELGSIIMKKKGMKVPPTVGVMKPGAAAIGLTMKGPAAAKEEKKVEKTVFELKLESFEAASKIKLIKEVRSFTDLGLKEAKDLVEKAPSVLKAGVSKEEGEQLVEKLKALGAKVVLE encoded by the coding sequence ATGAGCTTGATCATAAGACTGAGGAATCATTTACCTAATGGGCCCTGCAGAAGACCTTTTATTTCTCCACTCGGGACGCTGAATCCAGGTAGCTTAAGTGGGTTATATCGGCACTTTGGTCAACCTGCGATGAAAGAAGATGAGGAACAAGTGGAGATTGATCAAAGGAGACTCCCGGCTGATTACGATCCAGCAACTTTTGATCCCACAGAGCATCGGAGTCCTCCCACAGAGCGTGTTTTTAGGCTCGTAGATGAAATATCGTCACTCACATTGGCTGAAGTTGCTGAGCTGGGTTCAATCATTATGAAGAAAAAGGGAATGAAGGTACCACCGACTGTTGGAGTCATGAAGCCAGGAGCTGCTGCCATAGGATTGACAATGAAAGGACCAGCAGCAGCtaaggaggagaagaaagTAGAAAAGACTGTATTCGAATTGAAGTTGGAGTCCTTTGAGGCAgcttcaaaaataaaactgaTCAAGGAGGTGAGGAGCTTCACTGATTTAGGCCTCAAGGAAGCAAAAGATTTAGTGGAGAAGGCACCGTCCGTATTGAAGGCAGGCGTCTCAAAGGAGGAAGGAGAGCAACTCGTAGAGAAGCTGAAAGCTCTTGGAGCGAAAGTTGTTCTTGAGtga
- the LOC126789527 gene encoding urease accessory protein D, with protein sequence MEKQGRLVVEKVGGRSTVTRSFSKYPLKFIVPRKVGSSKADAVWVYTLTYGGGIVTGDSISCEFTIGDGCTTVITTQASTKVYKSLGAKCSEQVMEARVGSNALLAVIPDPVTCFSTARYSQKQIFRVVADSSLVFVDWITSGRHESGEKWDFDLYKSANHIFIGDDEPLFLDMVHLESGSVSSIAERMQDYQVIAMVVLLGPKIKHIQDLVQENVKRMMAERLHNHSTASSGHQKQTNSHCHFTKPGFIASSSIFGPKGIGVVVRIAATTTESVYEFLQHQLAGMEPLLGVSPYR encoded by the exons ATGGAAAAACAGGGAAGGTTGGTTGTTGAAAAAGTGGGAGGAAGGTCAACTGTGACAAGGAGCTTCTCAAAGTaccctctcaaattcattgtcCCCAGAAAG GTGGGTTCTTCTAAAGCTGATGCTGTTTGGGTTTACACCCTCACCTATGGTGGTGGCATTGTCACT GGAGATTCTATTTCATGTGAGTTTACCATTGGAGATGGTTGCACCACTGTCATAACAACCCAGGCTTCCACCAAG GTTTACAAGTCTCTGGGAGCCAAGTGCTCTGAACAAGTCATGGAG GCAAGAGTTGGGAGCAATGCCCTTTTGGCTGTCATTCCCGATCCTGTGACATGTTTTTCCACTGCAAGATACTCCCAGAAACAAATATTTAGGGTAGTCGCTGACTCAAGTCTGGTCTTTGTCGATTGGATTACCAGTGGGCGTCATGAAAGTGGAGAAAAATGGGATTTTGATCTATATAAGAGTGCAAACCACATCTTTATAGGAGATGATGAGCCTTTGTTTCTTGACATG GTGCACCTGGAGAGTGGAAGTGTTTCTTCAATTGCAGAACGCATGCAGGACTATCAAGTCATTGCAATGGTTGTACTGTTGGG GCCAAAGATCAAGCACATCCAAGACCTAGTTCAAGAGAATGTGAAAAGGATGATGGCTGAGCGATTGCACAATCATTCCACAGCCTCCTCAGGTCACCAAAAGCAAACGAATTCTCATTGTCACTTCACCAAACCAGGCTTTATTGCTTCTTCGAGTATTTTTGGCCCCAAG GGAATAGGGGTTGTTGTTCGTATAGCTGCCACAACAACCGAATCAGTTTACGAGTTCCTGCAGCATCAATTGGCCGGCATGGAGCCACTACTTGGTGTATCACCATACCGTTGA
- the LOC126789521 gene encoding phenylalanine--tRNA ligase, chloroplastic/mitochondrial-like, with amino-acid sequence MATAFSFAQTVVFSEASLPLRTNALRSFTFCLPFSSSSSSSSSAALSDKPHSKKWRQPVTSALELGGVKITKDDVLRDDPTNNVPDTIFAKLGMQLHRRDQHPLGILKNAIYDYFDSNYSNKFEKFDDLCPLVSVKENFDDVLVPADHVSRSYNDTYYVDSQTVLRCHTSAHQAELLRRGHTHFLVTGDVYRRDSIDSTHYPVFHQMEGVRVFSPEDWAASRTDARSYVAEDLKKCLEGLARHLFGAVEMRWVDTYFPFTNPSFELEIFFQEKWLEVLGCGVTEQEILKRSGKTDNVAWAFGLGLERLAMVLFDIPDIRLFWSTDERFTSQFLKGQLGVKFKPYSKYPPCYKDVSFWISDSFTENNLCEVVREVAGDLAEEVQLIDNFTNKKGRTSHCYRIAYRSMERSLTDEEINQLQGAVRELVESKLKVVLR; translated from the exons ATGGCAACTGCCTTCTCTTTTGCCCAGACTGTTGTCTTCTCCGAAGCCTCACTCCCTCTCCGCACCAATGCCCTCAGAAGCTTCACATTCTGCCTacccttctcttcttcttcttcttcttcttcttctgcagCTCTCTCTGATAAGCCTCACAGCAAGAAATGGAGGCAGCCAGTGACTTCTGCGCTGGAGCTCGGCGGCGTCAAGATTACTAAAGATG ATGTGTTGAGGGATGATCCTACAAACAATGTTCCGGATACAATTTTTGCAAAGCTTGGAATGCAATTACATAGAAGAGATCAGCACCCACTTGGAATTCTAAAGAATGCTATATACGATTACTTTGACTCCAATTACTCAAACAAATTTgaaaagtttgatgatctctgCCCACTTGTATCTGTTAAAGAG AATTTTGATGATGTATTGGTCCCTGCTGATCATGTGAGCCGAAGTTACAATGATACATACTATGTGGACTCTCAAACAGTTTTGAGGTGCCACACGAGTGCTCATCAGGCAGAGTTATTGAGAAGAGGACACACTCATTTTCTTGTAACTGGAGATGTGTACCGTAGGGACTCCATCGACTCTACACATTACCCTGTGTTCCATCAG ATGGAAGGGGTTCGTGTATTTTCTCCAGAAGATTGGGCAGCATCCAGGACAGATGCAAGATCTTATGTAGCTGAGGACTTGAAGAAATGTCTTGAGGGCTTGGCACGCCACCTATTTG GTGCTGTGGAGATGCGCTGGGTTGATACATACTTTCCATTTACCAATCCATCATTTGAACTTGAGATTTTCTTTCAG GAGAAGTGGTTGGAAGTTTTGGGCTGCGGAGTAACAGAACAAGAAATTTTGAAGAGGAGTGGTAAAACAGACAATGTTGCTTGGGCTTTTGGACTTGGACTGGAGCGGCTGGCAATGGTTCTATTTGACATCCCTGATATTCGGCTTTTCTGGTCAACTGATGAAAGGTTTACCTCTCAG TTCTTGAAGGGCCAGCTGGGAGTCAAGTTCAAGCCATATTCAAAG TATCCTCCGTGTTACAAAGATGTTAGTTTTTGGATCAGTGATTCTTTCACCGAAAACAATTTATGTGAAGTTGTTAGAGAGGTCGCTGGTGATCTTGCTGAGGAG GTGCAACTGATAGACAATTTCACAAATAAGAAAGGAAGGACTAGTCACTGTTACAGGATCGCTTATAGGTCCATGGAACGGTCACTTACGGACGAGGAAATCAATCAGTTGCAG GGCGCTGTAAGAGAGTTGGTTGAGAGCAAGTTGAAGGTGGTGTTGAGATGA